The Deltaproteobacteria bacterium genome segment ACTGATCGTTTTTGGGCGCTTCGAACTTTTTCGCGCGGCGCGTGTCCCATCGCATATCCGAATTGCGCGGACGAACGGGCGCGTTCGCGCAAGCGGCCCGTGCGCTTGACCGCGCGGAGGCCGGGCCGTAGCATCCCGTCGTTTTCGAGGCGCCGATGAAGACGAAACTCGCCCTGATCGCCCTGGTTTCCGCCGTCGTGATTTTTCCGGCGGTGTTCTTCCGTACGCCCCCGCCCACGGTGCCGGGCCTCGCGCGCCCGGTCATCGACCGCACGGTGTTCGACGCCGCGCCCGCCGCGGGCAATATCCGCAATCGCCTGCAGGCGAAGGCCGACAACGCCGAGGCGGATGACGATGCGGCCGACGAAGGCGACGAGGGCGGCGGGTTCTTCAACCGGCTCACGAAAAAAGACGACGAGGGCGGCGCGGCCAAGGCGGTCGGTCGCCCCGGCGGCCCGCGCGCGGACAAGTCCAAGGTACTGCGTCCCCGCATGAATCGGCCTGTTGGCGGAGACAAAATCCGTCCAAACCTGAAGACCGACAGCGGCTCGACGCGCCTGAAGAAACGTCAGGACATCCTCGCCAAGCGCCGCGCCCAGCGCGATCAGGCGCAGGACGGCGAGGCCGACACCGCAGCGGTCGAACCGACGATCGAGGACGAACCGCCGCTGCCCGAGGTCGAGATTCCGCACGAGGAGCCGTTGCCCGACGACTTCCCCCCTCCTGACGAGGGCGGCGATGAGGGCGCGGTGGAGTAATCGGGGCCGCGAACTTCGAGATTCAGACCGGAACCGTCACTTGCAGTCGTCGTCGCCCGAATACCCCGCGCAATCGTTCGTCGTGTAGCACTCCCAGACGGCCGCGCATACGGCGTACTCGTCCCGGCAATCGGCGAGGCAGGTGGGGTTCGAGTTCTCCACGCACACCAACAGGTACATCTCTTCGTAAGACATCGTGTTCGGGCACATCTCGCTGAACTCGCTCACGAGCGGCCCGCAGTCCTCGGCTTTCAGGCACCAGTCGTCGTAGCCTCCGGTGTCGGAGTCGTCGTCGTCGCACTTTTCCTCGAACCCCATGCAATCGTCGTCATCGTCGTTGTGATACGAACACGCGAACAGCGCCGCGCCGCCCGACATCGCCACCATCATCGCCGCAAGGCTCGCGACCAGAAGACCGGTCTTCGACATGATGCGCCCTCCTCGATGCATGGATTCTACAACACCATCGTCGCGGGAACACGACCCCGGTTCGACCGACTTGGCCTCGGCCATCACGGTCGCAAACGTCCCGAAAACGCCTCGATGCGTGGCGGCCCACTGTCCAAAGCCCTCTCGTTTCCCTAAGATAACGCGGCTATGAAGCGACGCGTCCTCATCATCACCAGCGAAGATCTGTTGCGCCCCTCCGAGCCGGTCAGCGGCGGCGCGCTGCGCGTTCACGGACTGGCCGAGGGACTGCGGCGGTGGGGCCACGAAGTGGTGGTGTCGATTCCCCGCGACGCGCTGCGCGCGGAGGACCCCGAAACCGTCGCGCGCCACGCGCACGTGCCCGAGGACATGGCAAAGACCGTCTTCGACGCCATGCCGGACATCATCCTTGTCGAGCAGTGGGGACTCGCCACGTTTCTGCCCGAGTCCGAGATCCCCGTCGTGCTCGATCTGCACGGCCCGCTTTCGCTCGAAAACGCGTTCAAGGAAAAGGGCAACTTCCGGTCCGACGCGCTCACGAAGATCGACGCCCTGGCCCGCGCCGATCTGCTGTGCGTGCCCGGAAAGGCGCAAAAACACTATTTTCTGTCGTGGTTCCTGTTTTCCGGCGCGGACCCCAAAACGCCGCCGATCGTGCGCGCGCCGCTGTCCATGGACGACTCCGCGCCCAAGCGCGCGAAAAATCCGGAACGGGCCCTCGTTTTCGCGGGCAGCACGTGGCCGTGGATCGACCCCTTTCCCGCGCTCCAGATCGCCGCGCGCGAGGCCGAGGTGATCGAAAGTGCGCGCATCGATCTGTATGTCGGCGCGCCGAAACTCTCGTCCACGCACCCCCTCTACGACATCAATCGCGGCGTGTTCGCCGACTACGAGAAGCGCTTGAAGTCTTCGGCGGCGGCGCGTTTTCACGGGCTGATTTCGCGCGAAGCCCTGCTGGCGGTCTACGCGAAGTCGCGGGCGGCGCTCGACATCTATCAGCCGAACCCCGAGCGCGAGCTGGCATACTCGACGCGCACGGTCGAATACCTGTGGGCGGGACTGCCGGTCATCACGTGCGAAGCCATGGAACTGGCCGACGACGTGGCGCGATTCGACGCGGGATGGGTGGTGGCGCACGACAATGAGGCGGCCATCGCGGCGGCGGTGCGCGAGGCGCTCACGTCGGACGACGCGGTCCGCCGCAAAAGCGAGGGCGCGAAGAAACTCGCCGCCGAGCGTTTCGACCACAAGCACGCGACGGACGATCTCGCCCGCTGGATCGCCCGACCGAAACGGCGCGCGAAATCGGCGACGCTGGTTTCCGACATTCGCGATTACTACCGGCAGGACGCCGCGCGGTTCGTCTCCGAGGCGCGCGAGGCGGTCACGCGCGTCAACGAATCGATGCGCGACGCGGCGGTCGAGCACCAGAAGCTTCTCGCCGAAAAAGAGCAGCGCTACGACGCGCTTGTGCGCGACCTCCGCCAGAAGGACGACCAGTATCAGGACCGTCTGCGCGAGCAGTCGGAAAAACACGAGACGCGCTTCGAGGAGGCGCGCCGCGAAATCCGCAATTTGCAGGACGAGGTGAAGGACCTCTCGCGCAGAAATGTGGAAACCGCGGACGCCCTGCGCCGCGATCTGACCGACCGCTCCGAGCGCGAGATCGCCGAACTTCGCACGGCGCAGCGCGACGAGATCCGCGACGCGCAGGAGCGCCATCGGCTCGAAGTCGAGCGTTACGAACGCCGTGGCGCGCAGCTCGAAGAGGAGCTTCGGCGCATCAACCTCGACCGCGAAACCCTGACGCGCGAGCATGCCGAGGAGATCAAGGCGCTCGGGCGCAGATACGAGGATCAGGCGGTGGAGGCCGGGCGGCAGTCGGCGCGGGAGATCGAGCGCCGCGACGCCGAGATCGACGCGCTTCGAAAAAAGATCGACGACGCGCGCGCCGAGCTTCAGCAGGAAATCAAGCGCCTCAATCTGGAATCACAGGACGCCGCCCGGCGACACGACGACGAGATCAAGGCGCTCATCGCGCGCCACGAGGACGAACGCCGCGACGCGGCGAAGAACGCGCAGGAAGAACTCGCTCGGCGCGAGCGCCACCTGGAATCGTCCCGCGAGCGTTTCGAGATCGCGCGGGAGCTGCTGGAGAACCGGCTCAAGGAGATGGATGTCGAGCGCGTGCGTCTCGCCGAAAGTTACGACGAGCGGCTGCGCGAGGCGAAGACGACCGAGGAACGCATCACACGGTTGCTCAAGGACGCGCAGGACGAGGCACTCGCCGGCGACCGCCGCGCGAAGGATCTGGCCGAGATCGAGGGGAAGCTGCGCGAGGAACTCGAGCGCGCGCAGAAGGAACTCGTCGCGCGCGACGAGGCGATCGACGAACTCAAGACGAGGCTCGAAGACGGCACGCTCGCGCACGAAGCTGTCCGGAAGGAGTACGAAGACCGCCTCGACGCCGAGAAGACTCTGCGCGAGGAACTCTCGTCGTGCATCGACGAACTGACCGCCGAGCACGAGCGGGCGTTCGCCGACGTGTCGGGCCGGCTCGATGTGGAGATCGCGGCAAAGGACAAGGCGGTCAACGCCTACAACCACAAGCTCAAGGAACTCGAGGCCTCGGACGAGCGCATCCGCGAGTATCAGGGGCGGCTCGATCAGCTTCTCAAGGATTTCGAGGCGCGCTTTCAGGAACTCGACCGCATCATCACCGACCGCGAACACGACGTGCTGGTGGCGCGCGAGCGCTTTGAACAGCTCGAAGGGCGCATGGGCGAGCAGGCCGGCGTGATTTCGCAGCTCGAGCGCGAGCTCGGCCAGACGCAGGGCGACCTGCGCCGCACCGCGAACGACCTGAACGCGACCGTCGCCCAATTCCGCCTCACGCAGGAGGATCTGGCGAAGACGACGCGGCACGCAACGGATTTGGCGGGGGAACTGACGACGCTGCGTCACCGCAACACGCTGGCCGAGAAGATTCTCATCGACCTGCGCGCGAACGAGGCGCTCAGGGCGTCCACGAAACGGCGCTACCGGCTCGAGAAGTTTTTCGTACGCCTGCCGAAGCTCGGCATGCTCTGGGTCGTCAACCTGCTTACGAATTTCTACATGGAATCGTGGCAGAAAAAGCGCGGCGTGCAGATCTTTCCGGGGATGAAAAAGCTGGAGGCGGGGCCTCGCCCGAGGTGATGCGCGCCGCGCACCGCTGTTCGCGACCGCCTCTCAGGCGGTGCAAGAGGTCGCTTTTCCCCCCCGTCAGTCGGATGTGACATTCCGCCAAAGCGCGTGGTCCCGCGCGACCTGCCACGCCGTCGCGAATGAGCAGCCGACGTGACGAGCGACATCCGCGACGCGCAAGCCGGGCTCTCGTTCCAGCACCGTCCACACGTCCGCCCTCCATGTAGGGCCGATCAGCACGCGGTTGCGATAGCCGACGTGAAATCGAACGAGAGCGGAGGGCGACAGGACATCGGATTCCCGATCCCGGAGAACGCCGCCGGGAACCCGAAGCGCGGAATCCCGGAATCGCTCGTCTTCTCCTCGCCGGGAAATCCGGAACTCCGTTCCTGCGGAGAGCAGATCGATCCTCGGTCCTTTATGCGCGCCCATCAGGCGAGCGAATCGCCGGTCTTTGGTCTGCCACACGGCGACCGCGGACCAGTACGCGCGGACTCGGACGGAAGGGTGCGTTGATACCAGTCGAATCAGTCGATCCGCGTTGACGCGGGCGATGTGAATGCCCATCCAGGCAGTGAGGACTCCGAGAACGCGGTAATCTCCGACTTCCATTCCAAGCTCCGACGCGCGAACGAGCGTTGTTTCAATGTCGGCGTCGCCGTCCGGTTCGACCGCGAAGTTCATCCCGATTCCCGCCATGGCCGCGTTGATGTCGAAGGCACGTGGCGGAATGCCGATCGCGGTCGCGCGGCTAAACCCCATGGCCGAGCCTCCCCGAAAGATCGGCGAGTGTTTCGCGAACGTGCTGGGGCCACATCGGGTTCGCGTCCTGATGGACCAGCCAAGTTGCGGCCGCCGTGAGTTCGTCGCGTGTCGGCGCGAGAGCGAGGCAGTCTCCGAGGTCGGTTCCCCTGTCGCAAAGCGCAAAAAGCTTGGATTTGAGCAGGTCTTCTCTCCCGAGCGTCGCCAACTTCAACGCGATTCCGGAATACACGGGTTGGACTCGCAGAAGCCATTCACCCGGCAGCATCGGACCGAGATCCATAGGACCGTTGTTCAGCCAGTCGTCGCCAAGTTGGATCCCATCTCGGCGAGCGTGCGCCGCGAAGTCGCGCGCCGCTTCTTGGATGGCATTTGTTAGAGGAGGGTAAAGGACATCGAGATCACGGGTCTGTCGGTCGGTTACGCCCAGAAGCGCCAGGGCCGAGCCCCCGACAATGACGGCCTCGAAACTCAGCGAGCGCTCCGAGAGCCACGTGTCGAAAGCTTTCATGGTCTCGCGCGGAACCATCCCGGTGTCCTTCGCAAGTATCGGTATATCCGATACCATGGTTTCCAAATTTCCGCAAGAGCCCTGCGGGAATCCCACGGCTGCGGCATCGCCGCTCGGTCGTGAGGTCGTTGACCTAAGCGGGATTACCGGTCACTCCTCCGTGACCGGCTCGACCGAAACTTCGCATGGGCAATACGTGACGCCCAGCGATCCGGGTCGCCGGTCGCGCACCACCAGCACCCACGCCTTGTGGCGGACATCGTATGCGAAGGGCGGAATGGGATTCGGCTCGGGATATTCCCACGCGCCGATGCTGACCTCGTAGCGCCCGCCCGCGAGATTGAGCATCCCGAACTTCAGGTGGATGACGTTTCGTCCGCGCAGTTTGCCGAATCGGCAGCCGCCCTCGTGCGTGTCGAAGCCGGCCACGACCGTACCATCGTCGGCGTGAAACGCGATGCGAAAGACCGGCTCGTCGACCTCGCCCTCGCACGTGAACGTCACGCGCACCCAGCAGTTCATGCCCGACTCGAAACACTCGACGTCGTGCGCGAAGAAGTTGGAGAAGACGGTACTCTCGATCGCGAGCCCGCGGCCGTGCTGCGCTAACGTGATGCGCGCGCCGTCGTTTTGCAGATCGGCTTCAAAAGGTTCGTAAAAAAAATAGCGCGACTGCGGGCGCAGCTCCCGCTTTTCGAGCTGCATGCACACGATGCCCGCGTTCTGCGCGACCTCGTCGGGCACCTCTCCCGGATTCAGGTAGAACTCGTCGCGCTCGATGTCGTGATAGATCCGCCAATAGTCCGCCCAGCGCGATTCGTGGTCGACGCACCACGCACGGCGTGCCTCGTCCGCCCACGTCAGGTAGCGCTTGCCCTCGCGGGGATCGACCTCACCCAGAATCGCGGCGCGGATGAACCACAGGCCCGACGGATGAATCACGCGCTGGCGCGTCGTGTATTCGTTGTAGTGCCGCTGCTGATACTCCTCGCCGTGCCACTCCTCGCTCTCGATATGGCAGCCGTCGTGGTTGAATGGAAATGACAGGATCGCGCGTCCGCCCGGCGCGAGTACGCGACCGATCTCGGCGGCGATGCGCGAATCGTCGGGCAGCGGCGCGTGCTCGAGCGTGCTCACGCACATCACGAGGTCGAAACTGTCGTCGTCGAACGGCAACTCGGTCGCGTCGGCCTGCATCACGGCGAGCCGTCCGTCGGGGATGTCGAGCGAGCGCGCGAGGCCGTCCACGTAGGCCCGCAGTTCATTGGTGAGCGGTTTGCGATCGACCGCGGTGACGCGCGCGCCGAAGTCCGCGGCCATCCACAACGGCAACGCGTTGATGAACCCCGCGCCGATCTCCAGCACGCGCTCGTTTTTTTTGGGCGCGGCCATCGAAAGCGCGAGCGGGTATTCGAGCCATCGAAAGTAGTTGCGACGCCCGGCGAGTTCGGGCTCGCCCAGACGGCGCACGAACGCCGTCAGATCGCCCAGATCGTGCGTGAGCCAGGGATGATTTGTTCCGGCGGTTTTCGACATCGAGCCGATCTTGCCCTCAATAAGAAGCCCGCGGGCCGATGGGACCCGCGGGCCGAATGTTTCTTCGTATCAGACGATCATGCGCGCGGTGAGATCATCCCGCACGCGCGGCGCCGTCATCAGCCGCAGCATCCGCTGTCATCGTCGTCGTCGTCATCATCGTCGTCGCCCGTCGATGCGTCGTCGTCGCCGAGACCGCCATCGTCGTCGTCGTCGTCG includes the following:
- a CDS encoding methyltransferase domain-containing protein, giving the protein MSKTAGTNHPWLTHDLGDLTAFVRRLGEPELAGRRNYFRWLEYPLALSMAAPKKNERVLEIGAGFINALPLWMAADFGARVTAVDRKPLTNELRAYVDGLARSLDIPDGRLAVMQADATELPFDDDSFDLVMCVSTLEHAPLPDDSRIAAEIGRVLAPGGRAILSFPFNHDGCHIESEEWHGEEYQQRHYNEYTTRQRVIHPSGLWFIRAAILGEVDPREGKRYLTWADEARRAWCVDHESRWADYWRIYHDIERDEFYLNPGEVPDEVAQNAGIVCMQLEKRELRPQSRYFFYEPFEADLQNDGARITLAQHGRGLAIESTVFSNFFAHDVECFESGMNCWVRVTFTCEGEVDEPVFRIAFHADDGTVVAGFDTHEGGCRFGKLRGRNVIHLKFGMLNLAGGRYEVSIGAWEYPEPNPIPPFAYDVRHKAWVLVVRDRRPGSLGVTYCPCEVSVEPVTEE